The following are encoded together in the Halopiger aswanensis genome:
- the arcS gene encoding archaeosine synthase subunit alpha produces the protein MTEYFEVHERDGAARVGELRLTESHTTPALVDDLLEDAGSLWSNSREIPEGDDSKLTVLPHRAFPGGTADEVQESFAVDYPDVDYPSVAVVSSDHVDDHGTDAYAVSDVQSAMGHGAALVETVVNVREEIPTDTALLFSGVATPRNVALLAYVGVDIFDATAAVVKGTEGRYLTTDEAYFLEDLEELPCNCPACQQPREEFTREDCAEHNRNALESELAIVRRRIRDGRLRDYVEGQARHDQWLTAAMRELDDQWGYLEERTPILRDAQISAATEDTLRRVEIQRFADRVTTRYRNRFDNPLVLVPCSATKPYSESQSHRQFHDIIQWRAHLVSMTSPIGVVPQELETTYPAQHYDTVVTGRWSEDEKRFVSEVLRRYLERNEYPEIIAHVPDEGYRDIVERVEDELELDITYTVAEHPTDDESLSNLGTALSGELKYSKREREHNTVRAIADYLLGDGAGDDLFEDIQTTSRYPKIQVRDGDDEQLATMVPQYGTLSFTLEGARRWLESDAPVKRVEIDGFVPHGSVLAPGVVDADEDIRVGDEVIVEGPRAFAVGRAEMFGREMAESTRGIAAEVRHVEEK, from the coding sequence ATGACCGAGTATTTCGAAGTACACGAGCGCGACGGGGCCGCGCGCGTGGGCGAGTTGCGACTCACTGAGTCCCACACGACCCCCGCGCTCGTCGACGACCTGCTCGAGGACGCGGGCTCGCTGTGGAGCAACTCTCGCGAGATCCCCGAGGGTGACGACTCGAAACTCACCGTCCTTCCGCACCGCGCGTTCCCCGGCGGCACCGCCGACGAAGTGCAGGAATCCTTCGCCGTCGACTACCCCGACGTCGACTACCCCAGCGTCGCCGTCGTCTCGAGCGACCACGTCGACGATCACGGCACCGACGCCTACGCCGTCTCGGACGTCCAGTCCGCGATGGGCCACGGCGCGGCGCTGGTCGAGACCGTCGTGAACGTCCGCGAGGAGATCCCGACCGACACCGCCTTGCTGTTCTCGGGCGTCGCGACGCCGCGCAACGTCGCCCTGCTGGCCTACGTCGGCGTCGACATCTTCGACGCGACGGCGGCCGTCGTGAAGGGGACGGAGGGGCGCTATCTCACCACCGACGAGGCCTACTTCCTCGAGGACCTCGAGGAACTGCCCTGTAACTGCCCCGCATGCCAGCAACCCCGCGAGGAGTTCACCCGCGAGGACTGCGCCGAGCACAACCGCAACGCCCTCGAGTCGGAACTGGCGATCGTCCGCCGGCGGATTCGGGACGGCCGGCTTCGCGATTACGTCGAGGGCCAGGCCCGCCACGACCAGTGGCTCACCGCCGCCATGCGGGAACTGGACGACCAGTGGGGGTACCTCGAGGAGCGCACGCCCATCCTCCGGGACGCCCAGATTTCGGCGGCGACCGAGGACACCCTCCGGCGCGTCGAGATCCAGCGCTTCGCCGACCGCGTGACCACGAGGTACCGCAACCGCTTCGACAACCCGCTCGTGCTGGTGCCCTGCTCGGCCACCAAGCCCTACAGCGAGTCCCAGAGCCACCGGCAGTTCCACGACATCATCCAGTGGCGCGCCCACCTCGTCTCGATGACCTCGCCGATCGGCGTCGTCCCGCAGGAACTCGAGACGACCTACCCGGCTCAACACTACGACACCGTCGTCACCGGCCGCTGGTCCGAAGACGAGAAGCGGTTCGTCAGCGAGGTGCTGCGACGCTACCTCGAGCGCAACGAGTACCCCGAAATCATCGCCCACGTTCCGGACGAGGGCTACCGCGACATCGTCGAGCGCGTCGAGGACGAACTCGAGCTCGATATCACCTACACCGTCGCGGAGCACCCGACCGACGACGAGTCCCTCTCGAACCTCGGAACGGCGCTGTCGGGCGAACTCAAGTACTCCAAGCGCGAGCGCGAGCACAACACCGTCCGCGCCATCGCGGACTACCTGCTCGGCGACGGCGCCGGCGACGACCTCTTCGAGGACATCCAGACGACGAGTCGCTACCCGAAGATCCAGGTTCGGGACGGCGACGACGAGCAACTCGCGACGATGGTGCCGCAGTACGGCACCCTCTCCTTTACGCTCGAGGGCGCGCGCCGCTGGCTCGAGAGCGACGCGCCGGTCAAGCGCGTCGAGATCGACGGCTTCGTCCCCCACGGTAGCGTGCTCGCGCCGGGCGTCGTCGACGCCGACGAAGACATCCGCGTCGGCGACGAGGTCATCGTCGAGGGGCCGAGGGCCTTCGCCGTCGGCCGCGCCGAGATGTTCGGCCGGGAGATGGCCGAAAGTACGCGCGGCATCGCGGCCGAAGTGCGCCACGTCGAGGAGAAGTAG